TGGATTTTCCATCAGCTTATTCATAAATCCTTTATACAGTAAAGAGGAGAAGATTCTTGGACATTTTCCCTAAATCTACCTGCATTTAAAAAATTAAAGGCAAAAAGTAACtccaataattattttattttttgttatgatGGTGGTGTCCAAGCCACATTGCGCGTATCTCGACTGTTTCGCcaggtacctgctacctcccaccaacaCAGGTACCTGGAAGAAATGCTCAACTTTACCAAGGCCTAGGCAAacgggaagaaatcacctagagTGTTTTGCCTCTGTcgggatttgaacctgagacctcatggttctcttCAAGAAACTTTGCTACACATGTCTCCCTTGAGCTATGACAGCTAGGTGGACCCTTCAACATATAAATCTTATTTTTCCCAATTCAGTTACATCAAATGCTCAACTTTATGTCTTACCAGCAGCCAATATCTAAACAATGTCCAACCTGTTAACAATAGCTACAAAGCCAATGCATTGGCTCCGGGAGAGGTAATCATTAAAACACAGATGCACTTTCCACAAGGCTGCAAGAGGAACTTTGTGCAATATGAATGTAAAGATTTTCAGTTACCAAGAAGAATACTCCAAAAATACAAAAGAAGAGCAGCAAAGTTACCTGACTTGCGAATCGGAAGTATCgacatcatcaacaataaaaggACAGGAAAAATCAAAGACATCCAAGTCATCTTGAAAAGACAGTCTGCTAGAACTTCTAGAAAATATACGTGGCGAACCACTTGAAGATAGCAAGCCCGAGAACCGCCCTGAATCATCTCTAGCATCTCTAGAAATCTGAAAAGGAAGATTACAAACAAAAGTTGGCAGGATGCTGAAGTAGTAAGTACAATGTTTGGAACAGAAGTATGAACAACCAAGTGCAAAAACACACCTAAAATCAGGAAAAACAGCTATTTCCCCAGACTAGAAATTCCTCACCTTTTGTCCAGGACTCATAGTGCTGATAATAGACTCTAGAGTCCTTAGTGGATCCATTTTCCGGAATGACCTGATTCCAGAAGGGGAATCATTGGATGATGAATCCTGCTTTGTGCTTCTGGGAGACATTGGAGGGAGAGAATGCCTGTTAGGATCAGACAAATTAGGAGATAGGTATCTGGAACTTGTACCCATCATTGGATGAGGGATACTGACAGGGCCAGTTCCTGAACGCATTCGAGTCTGCCCAGGATTTGCTCCTGACatatatgtgggtggagatgGGGATGGAGATGATGAAAATGGAGGTGAAAGCTGGTACTCATCAAAGCTCGTCGCTTTGTGGTGTATAGGCAATCTGTTGTTCGGTGAAACCCTCTGCCCATATACATCACCAGGCGAAGATGAAAGCTCATGTGGTGTGCGGTACAAAGGTGGAGATCCTACATATGGCTGGGTCCGAGGTAAAGAAGGTGACATGAGGAAACCACTTGTCCAACTGTGCGGCCGCTGGAAAGGTGATGAAGAAGATGACTGTGCCCCTCTCGACGGAAATGATGTAGGGCGGACATCCTTatcagatgaagaagaaggaaATGATCTCATTGGGTCAGTAAGAGGACTGCCTACATAATCTGCGATGATCTCAGGCGGAAAGGATGCTGCAATCTCCAGGTTAAAGTCTGACAGATTTTCACGATATGACACAGATATAGAAAAACGGCCCTGCTGGGCATCAACTGGAGTAAAAGTATAATGCTTCATCAACTCCTCCTCTGCCCTGGAGAATGGAGCACTAAATGAAGAGACCTTGTAAATGATATCAAAGTCACAACTCTGAGTTGATGAAAGTTTCCTGAAGGCCTTGAATGCAGGAAGGAGCCTCATCATTGAATATAGGGAGCGGAGCAGTATAATTGATTTCTTGTATGTTTTCTTGTAAGAAGATTCACCAACTTGAGGAACCATTGTCCTCAGATACTCATATTGTACAACCCACCTCTCTATGATGGTTTCTGTATACGCCCCTGCGAATGCTGTACCTGAACTATGCTCTGACAAAGAACTAGGTTTCTCTTGAACAAGTATTATGTCTATTATCATTGGTTCCATCAAATTTCTGTGCCAAAAATTTAAACTTTCAAGAACAGCAGGGCGATCTCCCAACACCAAATTGAACCACTTGTCACTCTTTTTCACCTCTCCACTACGACCATAAGGTCGGATCGAAGGAACTCTACAGTCCAAAACAATATGCAAGGTTTTAAGAAGAAATTGAGCAAGTATCTGTTCAAACCTTCCATATTCACCCTGTGGATTATTCTGAAAATCCATTTTATGCACCCCAAACAAATATCAGCTATATCTTCTCTCAACCATAGGCAACTTCAGACGGCACATGAAAACTCTTTAGAATGCATAAACGAGAGCAATCATCTGCTAAAGATAAGCTCTTCCGCTTGCGGCACTATATGGGTGCATATAAACCTGGCATACATGTACAATTTtcaaacaacatacccaataaAGATGGAAATACGGCAAGTTATGCAAATACCTATGCctaaaacactaggtgatttctttgTACAGAATTATCCAGTATCTGTGCTGGTGGAATAGTTGAGATGAGCACAAGCAGCCTCGGACATCACCGTAAAAGGAAATGTACATCATAAGTTATTCTACAGCTTCATTACCATAGGACATAATATGCAGGAGCGTAACAATAAGACAAAGACTTTAACAGAAAAAATCCATATCCAAGAAGACAACTACTTGTGCGGTTTCACACAAcagaaaagaataaaagaaaatgaaaaatcaagGACCTGAACGAGTATTAAATAGATAATATAGACTAACAGCAGAATAACAGTTTAGGTGCAGATCTTAACACAGGCATTAACATaagtaaaaaaagaaagaaaatgattgATAAATAGTAAGACTAAAATTCAAAGGACTGCTAATAGGAATAAATAAGCGATTGAACTGAATTGGGTAGGAAATTGACAAATGAGAATTGCGTAGATAGAAGAACAAATGAAGTTGGAGATAATAAACCCAAAGATTAAACTTACTTGAAagatcaaaattcaaaatataggGATTAGCAACGAAGAGAGGAAAACTCAGACTTTGAAGCAAGcggaggagaga
This DNA window, taken from Nicotiana tabacum cultivar K326 chromosome 4, ASM71507v2, whole genome shotgun sequence, encodes the following:
- the LOC107802659 gene encoding autophagy-related protein 13a-like isoform X1; the encoded protein is MDFQNNPQGEYGRFEQILAQFLLKTLHIVLDCRVPSIRPYGRSGEVKKSDKWFNLVLGDRPAVLESLNFWHRNLMEPMIIDIILVQEKPSSLSEHSSGTAFAGAYTETIIERWVVQYEYLRTMVPQVGESSYKKTYKKSIILLRSLYSMMRLLPAFKAFRKLSSTQSCDFDIIYKVSSFSAPFSRAEEELMKHYTFTPVDAQQGRFSISVSYRENLSDFNLEIAASFPPEIIADYVGSPLTDPMRSFPSSSSDKDVRPTSFPSRGAQSSSSSPFQRPHSWTSGFLMSPSLPRTQPYVGSPPLYRTPHELSSSPGDVYGQRVSPNNRLPIHHKATSFDEYQLSPPFSSSPSPSPPTYMSGANPGQTRMRSGTGPVSIPHPMMGTSSRYLSPNLSDPNRHSLPPMSPRSTKQDSSSNDSPSGIRSFRKMDPLRTLESIISTMSPGQKISRDARDDSGRFSGLLSSSGSPRIFSRSSSRLSFQDDLDVFDFSCPFIVDDVDTSDSQVSENLDGRKGSEVSSQASATTRKSQDAAVGALVHMLRTAPPLRQDSSCYTSHSVKTEVEGELGTASGFFINRKASDALEELKTYKDLKDLLLSKSATRSVSEGGT